The following are encoded together in the Montipora capricornis isolate CH-2021 chromosome 5, ASM3666992v2, whole genome shotgun sequence genome:
- the LOC138050157 gene encoding uncharacterized protein translates to MCEAKYTGKQHLSATISNKRGGDDDDDDDDYYDDDGADNAEECNGYLVDVFPREETLKNSDLGNGVDAGAASNTSLISRPPENIKYTNFSRESEDGLDHALASNTTLNALSLTFSDENMSYLCAPLLGNGLASNTSLNTLTLRLKIDSTMGCSWLRLLVDGLEFNTSLKNLTVIVIYNVPTWMAGRESLGNGLERNKSLKNLTLIIENHSNVPVLEHNLCIDWAKNTSVGNLFLTVTNHLRVGKVSLGREFARKKSLKNLTLAINNFGELNLHWECCGLENESLNDFSLTINNYGHIFDDSIFEEFLSQFKSLTMFNLTLNLCGNGGENILCGLLEEAMINDSLRH, encoded by the exons ATGTGC GAAGCAAAATATACCGGAAAACAACATCTCAGTGCAACAATCAGCAATAAGAGAGGcggcgacgacgacgacgatgacgacgactaTTACGACGACGACGGCGCTGACAACGCTGAAGAGTGCAATGGCTATTTAGTGGATGTTTTCCCAAGAGAAGAAACTCTCAAGAACAGTGATTTGGGCAACGGCGTGGATGCTGGAGCAGCAAGCAACACCTCACTGATTTCTCGCCCTCCAGAAAATATCAAGTATACCAACTTCAGTCGTGAATCAGAAGATGGTCTTGATCACGCCTTGGCAAGTAACACCACACTGAATGCTCTCAGTCTGACATTCAGTGACGAGAACATGAGCTATTTATGCGCACCCCTGCTGGGAAATGGTTTGGCAAGCAACACATCACTGAATACTCTCACTTTGAGATTAAAGATAGACAGCACGATGGGGTGCTCATGGTTACGCCTGCTGGTCGATGGTTTGGAATTCAACACATCACTGAAGAATCTCACTGTAATTGTAATATATAACGTCCCTACCTGGATGGCCGGTAGAGAAAGCCTTGGCAATGGTTTGGAACGCAACAAATCACTGAAGAATCTCACTCTGATAATTGAAAATCACAGCAATGTGCCGGTATTGGAACATAACCTGTGCATTGATTGGGCAAAAAATACATCGGTGGGGAATCTCTTTCTAACAGTTACCAACCACCTACGTGTCGGGAAAGTCAGTCTAGGCAGAGAGTTTGCACGCAAGAAATCACTGAAGAATCTCACTTTGGCAATTAACAACTTCGGCGAATTGAATCTTCACTGGGAATGCTGTGGCTTGGAAAACGAGTCACTAAATGATTTCTCTCTGACAATTAATAACTACGGCCATATATTTGATGATAGTATCTTCgaagaatttttgtctcaattTAAGTCTTTAACTATGTTTAATTTGACACTCAACTTATGTGGCAACGGAGGGGAAAACATTTTATGTGGTCTTTTGGAGGAAGCGATGATAAATGATTCACTTAGACACTGA
- the LOC138049158 gene encoding uncharacterized protein has product MSRDPSFPSTSFSASQEAQESMSGQTPSRKLKVTLLSSEWQSTKGGLSTLNRELAIQLAKHQNVEVSMYLPECSEEDVRIAGENYVKIIKAKVLYGYKPIDWLSSAPENHQVDYVIGHGLKLGRQVQLIQKQLRCKWVQVVHTAPEYLGMFKGYANAISKAEEKHEAEIRLCELADLVVAVGPKLADVIRRNLRQKSKSVFELTPSIFSEFSTVKQAAEEGAEFRVLVFGRCDAEDFMLKGYDIAAKAISQLNEDSYRLIFVGALLGKEEEAAEKLCEHGIARKQLTVRSFKESREELVRLFCEVDLCIMPSRTEGFGLAALEALSAGLPVLVSGNSGFGDALQKVPHGSSCVVNSEDPREWANAIKSVRKKRRDVRLKETKDLCIQYAEEYSWEKQCGELVGRMLDSIFGTHQATEGEQDSPLTRSHLPTAMVCETYVEPTDKKGKRPLHPSVTPPSKKQRHDTDICIGIHHASLEEEPLSMTTSHLATAVDTQARNLYGGVSERQTAEMQRRHGTENRKAAIADTVVVKLLREVYKRRAEFSPLPWNKGMKLHLDRVYTRLKIVSRPKEGGHFGGSEIDLGNIFCCNKGEDSMALAEGSPGIGKTTLCLKLAYDWANESMPSNFPVFELVLLLKCRDLDGDIMEAIFEQLLPEDMKEKTKKRLRNFITDIHNQERILIILDGLDELPERSKHHLDKLLDRRVLPFCYVLATTRQEKGIEARKQFAFDICLQIEGFSEEDSLEYIRKYFKSVDPPKGERLVDEIRENTILHALQNNPLNLLLLCVVYEDHEGRLPSSRTNLYQVIVRCLLRRYCVKRSVKARKKDGNLEKQFKADILVLGELAWKCLLNDRHSFRENELKEFERSDDKLVVRYLGLVYKEESLKRLKPQHEYFFLHKSFQEYLAASYIAHKLRSIQFNVFEHVLFHQVVKKFPQVFLFVCGILREEARILFTQIGDKLKSNWDWYECERTEANFFVEGFSESGNPELMADALFSFIPFPRAVQLSLLLDEGRVSQGHWNVVRVLRACTGFSKVQTPEVHIQMPRAVFLRNFRQLQSLPKLKKLDIFPRYFDQEGFEADDDWESVAEYLKASETLEELTFSLSNELSDGWGSALDAGLCADTPLSSVGLKFHGSLSQTAIKALENLLHNKSLSSLSIHICGDMQDSLAVALATGLAGQIAVKVLDLCVDGKLSLYGANLIERGIVENNSLSKLIVSLRGEVPDNWQTVGRNIHSRIGRETSASFALYPNTFGKVTAAQVTQCCPFEITDGLRGQQNVTLNLWGELGGDGAEALFEGLSRSPVSHLTLDIHGKLTDGILNFTARWLTNEVHCPP; this is encoded by the exons ATGTCAAGG GATCCCTCCTTTCCCAGCACCTCATTTTCTGCATCACAGGAAGCCCAGGAAAGCATGTCAGGCCAAACACCAAGTAGGAAACTTAAGGTTACTCTCTTGAGCAGTGAATGGCAATCTACAAAAGGAGGCTTGTCAACCCTCAACAGAGAGCTTGCCATTCAGTTGGCAAAACATCAGAATGTGGAAGTCAGTATGTACCTTCCTGAGTGCAGTGAAGAAGATGTGAGGATTGCAGGGGAAAACTATGTTAAGATCATAAAAGCAAAAGTGCTGTATGGATATAAACCCATTGATTGGCTGTCGTCTGCACCAGAAAACCACCAGGTGGATTATGTGATTGGACATGGACTGAAACTTGGACGACAAGTGCAACTCATTCAGAAGCAACTAAGATGTAAGTGGGTTCAGGTTGTGCATACTGCCCCTGAATACCTAGGAATGTTTAAAGGATATGCAAATGCAATTTCAAAAGCAGAGGAGAAGCACGAAGCAGAGATAAGATTGTGCGAATTGGCAGACCTAGTTGTAGCAGTTGGTCCCAAGTTGGCTGATGTGATCCGACGCAATCTCCGTCAGAAAAGCAAGTCTGTATTTGAACTCACACCTAGTATATTTTCTGAATTTTCGACGGTTAAGCAGGCAGCTGAAGAAGGAGCAGAATTTCGTGTTTTGGTTTTTGGGCGCTGTGACGCAGAAGATTTTATGTTAAAGGGCTATGACATTGCAGCCAAAGCCATATCTCAGTTGAATGAAGATTCCTACCGACTGATTTTTGTCGGAGCATTACTTGGAAAAGAGGAGGAAGCAGCAGAGAAGTTGTGTGAGCATGGCATTGCACGAAAACAACTGACAGTTCGCTCCTTTAAGGAAAGCAGAGAGGAACTAGTCAGATTGTTTTGTGAAGTAGATCTGTGCATAATGCCATCAAGAACTGAAGGTTTTGGTTTAGCTGCACTTGAAGCATTATCTGCAGGTCTTCCTGTTCTTGTTAGTGGAAATTCTGGTTTTGGAGATGCTTTGCAGAAGGTGCCACATGGTTCAAGCTGTGTAGTAAATTCTGAAGATCCTAGAGAATGGGCCAACGCAATTAAAAGTGTCCGTAAAAAGAGGAGGGATGTTCGGCTCAAAGAGACGAAGGATCTTTGCATTCAATATGCTGAGGAGTACAGTTGGGAGAAACAGTGTGGTGAACTTGTGGGAAGGATGCTTGATAGCATTTTTG GAACTCATCAAGCAACTGAAGGTGAACAGGACTCACCATTGACAAGAAGTCACTTGCCAACCGCCATGGTGTGCGAAACTTATGTAGAACCAACAG acaaaaaaggaaaaagacccTTACATCCAAGTGTCACCCCACCATCAAAGAAACAAAGGCATGATACAGACATTTGCATAG GGATTCATCATGCTTCTTTAGAAGAAGAGCCTTTATCAATGACAACCAGTCACTTGGCAACTGCTGTTGATACACAAGCCAGAAATTTGTATGGAG GTGTATCAGAAAGACAAACTGCAGAAATGCAACGAAGGCATGGTACAGAAAACCGTAAAG CCGCCATTGCTGACACTGTGGTCGTGAAATTGCTCAGAGAAGTGTACAAAAGACGAGCTGAATTCAGTCCGCTTCCTTGGAACAAAGGCATGAAGTTACATTTGGATAGAGTTTACACTAGACTAAAAATTGTCTCAAGACCGAAAGAAGGTGGTCACTTTGGAGGCTCAGAAATAGACTTGGGTAACATTTTTTGTTGTAACAAAGGTGAAGATTCCATGGCCCTAGCAGAGGGAAGTCCGGGAATCGGCAAAACCACCCTCTGTCTTAAACTTGCTTATGACTGGGCGAATGAATCAATGCCTTCTAACTTCCCTGTTTTCGAACTTGTTTTGTTGCTCAAATGTAGAGACTTGGACGGGGACATAATGGAAGCCATCTTTGAACAACTTCTACCCGAAGACATGAAGGAAAAGACCAAGAAAAGACTACGGAACTTTATCACTGACATCCACAACCAGGAAAGAATTCTTATCATTTTGGACGGATTGGATGAGCTCCCTGAAAGATCAAAGCATCACTTGGACAAACTTCTCGACCGACGAGTTTTACCGTTTTGCTATGTGTTGGCCACAACTCGACAAGAAAAAGGAATTGAAGCCCGGAAACAGTTTGCATTTGATATTTGTCTTCAAATTGAAGGATTCAGTGAAGAGGATTCTTTGGAGTACATTAGGAAATATTTTAAGAGTGTTGATCCACCCAAGGGAGAGAGGCTTGTTGACGAAATAAGAGAAAACACTATCTTGCATGCCCTACAAAACAATCCtctaaatttacttctcctttGCGTTGTTTATGAAGATCATGAAGGAAGGCTGCCGTCTTCCCGTACTAATCTCTATCAAGTCATTGTCCGATGTCTTTTGAGAAGATATTGTGTAAAACGCAGTGTGAAGGCTCGTAAAAAGGACGGAAATTTGGAGAAACAGTTTAAAGCAGACATCCTTGTTCTCGGAGAGTTGGCTTGGAAATGCTTGCTGAATGATCGTCATAGTTTTCGGGAAAATGAATTAAAAGAGTTTGAAAGAAGTGATGACAAATTGGTAGTTCGTTATCTCGGGCTTGTATACAAAGAAGAAAGTTTGAAGAGATTGAAGCCACAACATGAATACTTCTTTCTTCACAAGTCGTTCCAAGAGTACCTTGCGGCGTCATACATTGCTCATAAGTTACGAAGCATCCAGTTTAACGTATTTGAACATGTGCTCTTTCATCAGGTGGTGAAGAAATTTCCGCAAGTGTTTTTATTTGTGTGTGGAATACTGCGTGAGGAGGCACGTATTCTATTCACACAGATTGGTGATAAGCTGAAGAGTAACTGGGACTGGTATGAATGCGAAAGAACTGAAGCGAATTTCTTTGTTGAGGGCTTTAGTGAAAGTGGAAACCCTGAACTAATGGCAGATGCTTTGTTCTCATTCATACCTTTTCCACGGGCCGTACAGTTATCCTTACTTTTGGATGAAGGGCGTGTTTCACAAGGGCATTGGAACGTAGTTAGAGTTTTAAGGGCATGTACAGGCTTTTCCAAAGTTCAGACGCCTGAAGTTCACATTCAAATGCCTCGTGCTGTCTTCCTTAGAAATTTCCGTCAATTACAGTCTCTTCCAAAATTAAAGAAGCTCGACATCTTTCCTAGATATTTTGATCAGGAAGGATTTGAAGCAGACGATGATTGGGAGAGTGTTGCTGAATACCTGAAAGCAAGCGAGACCTTAGAGGAACTGACGTTTTCTCTGTCGAATGAGTTGAGCGATGGCTGGGGCAGTGCCCTTGATGCTGGATTATGTGCGGATACGCCACTGTCATCTGTTGGTCTCAAGTTTCATGGTTCATTGAGtcaaactgcaataaaagctttAGAGAATCTCTTACATAACAAATCTCTGTCCTCTCTTTCTATACATATCTGCGGAGATATGCAAGACTCGCTTGCTGTGGCCCTAGCAACAGGCCTTGCAGGTCAAATTGCAGTCAAGGTCCTTGATTTGTGTGTTGACGGAAAGCTGAGTCTTTATGGTGCTAATTTAATTGAGCGAGGTATCGTGGAAAATAATTCCCTTTCTAAGTTGATTGTTTCTCTTCGTGGAGAGGTTCCTGATAATTGGCAGACGGTTGGGAGGAATATTCATTCACGAATAGGAAGGGAAACATCCGCTTCATTTGCTCTCTACCCAAATACCTTCGGCAAAGTGACAGCCGCTCAGGTGACACAGTGTTGTCCTTTTGAGATAACAGATGGATTACGTGGACAACAAAACGTCACATTAAATCTTTGGGGTGAATTGGGTGGTGATGGTGCAGAAGCTTTATTTGAAGGCTTATCGCGCAGCCCGGTGTCTCACCTGACACTGGACATCCACGGAAAGTTAACCGATGGCATTCTTAACTTCACAGCAAGATGGTTGACGAACGAAGTACACTGTCCTCCTTAA